The following proteins are co-located in the Candidatus Paceibacterota bacterium genome:
- a CDS encoding sigma-54 dependent transcriptional regulator — MKGKILIVDDDAGYRKTLTGFLEVDHEVSEAESGAALKKALDLDQPDVVLLDVDLKDANGLEMLPSVKKRWPETEVIVLTGAPKNDAEAVSWAVAATKRGAFNFIRRSGDRFDGGKLLADVSNALEARRHTEETSMLRRALETMSGSASPVFHSAVMREVVRTIERIAPSDVAVLITGESGTGKEVIADLLHTFSPRSKGRIIKINCAALPRELIESELFGSVKGAYTGAHADREGLFRLAEGGTLLLDEISEMPIDTQSKLLRVLQDQEVRPVGGKTSYKTNCRLVASTNRKTREAIDEGKLREDLFYRISAISVHLPPLRERREDIMPLANAFLKRFSAQANRVIKGFTPSATERLTAFDWPGNIRQLQNEVQRAVLLSEGNEVDAADLSISTVRSGGEDAPDTNFTLLEGVERNAIVQMLQETGGNKLETAKRLGIGRQTLYNKIKAYGIDV, encoded by the coding sequence ATGAAGGGCAAGATTCTGATTGTTGATGACGATGCGGGCTACCGCAAGACGCTGACCGGATTCCTGGAGGTTGACCACGAGGTCTCCGAGGCAGAGAGTGGCGCGGCGTTGAAGAAGGCCTTGGATCTGGACCAGCCAGACGTGGTGCTGCTGGATGTGGACCTCAAGGATGCCAACGGTCTTGAAATGCTGCCCTCGGTCAAGAAGCGCTGGCCCGAAACCGAAGTTATTGTACTGACCGGGGCGCCAAAGAATGACGCGGAGGCCGTGTCCTGGGCGGTCGCGGCCACCAAGCGAGGCGCATTCAATTTCATACGTCGATCAGGTGATCGGTTCGACGGCGGCAAGCTGCTCGCGGATGTCTCCAACGCCCTGGAGGCCCGCCGTCACACCGAGGAAACCAGCATGTTGCGACGCGCCCTTGAGACCATGAGCGGCAGCGCCTCGCCGGTGTTTCACAGCGCTGTTATGCGCGAGGTGGTCCGGACGATCGAGCGCATCGCCCCCAGCGATGTGGCTGTGCTCATTACGGGCGAGAGCGGAACTGGCAAGGAGGTCATTGCCGACCTCCTCCACACCTTCAGCCCGCGCAGCAAGGGCAGGATCATCAAGATCAATTGCGCCGCCTTGCCGCGTGAGCTTATCGAGAGTGAGCTGTTCGGTTCGGTCAAGGGCGCTTACACTGGCGCGCATGCGGACCGCGAGGGTTTATTCCGGTTGGCCGAAGGGGGCACATTGCTGCTGGACGAGATCTCCGAGATGCCCATAGACACGCAGAGCAAGTTGCTGCGCGTGTTGCAGGACCAGGAAGTGCGCCCTGTAGGTGGCAAGACATCTTATAAGACCAACTGCCGCCTGGTTGCTTCCACCAACCGCAAGACGCGCGAGGCGATCGACGAAGGCAAGCTGCGCGAAGACCTGTTTTACCGCATCAGCGCCATTTCGGTCCATCTCCCGCCACTGCGCGAGCGGCGTGAGGACATCATGCCACTGGCCAATGCATTCCTGAAACGGTTCTCCGCCCAGGCCAATCGGGTCATCAAGGGTTTCACCCCCAGCGCAACGGAGCGGCTCACTGCTTTTGATTGGCCGGGCAACATCCGGCAGTTGCAGAACGAAGTGCAGCGCGCAGTGCTCCTGTCTGAAGGCAACGAGGTGGATGCGGCAGACTTGTCCATCAGTACCGTCAGGTCGGGTGGGGAGGATGCCCCCGACACCAACTTTACACTGCTGGAAGGCGTGGAGCGCAACGCAATTGTCCAGATGCTCCAGGAAACGGGCGGTAACAAGCTCGAAACCGCCAAACGGCTTGGCATCGGTCGCCAGACCCTCTACAACAAGATCAAGGCTTACGGAATTGACGTCTGA
- a CDS encoding response regulator: MASSGAASSSQAAKGKVLIVDDEEGMRDLLKTILESDYHISEADCGAALLRALDLDQPDVVLLDMKLPDANGLGLLPAIKQRWPATEVIVLTGQPNDSGTAGWANEAVNRGAFGLMSKSAGFDFRKLLDGIGLAVARRQQAREASELSVGD; the protein is encoded by the coding sequence ATGGCCTCGTCAGGCGCAGCTTCTTCAAGCCAGGCCGCAAAGGGCAAGGTCCTCATCGTTGATGATGAGGAAGGCATGCGTGACTTGCTCAAGACTATCCTCGAAAGCGACTACCACATTTCCGAGGCGGATTGCGGCGCAGCCCTGCTCCGCGCCCTGGACCTTGATCAGCCTGATGTGGTGCTCCTCGATATGAAGCTGCCCGACGCCAACGGACTTGGTTTGCTGCCGGCCATCAAGCAGCGATGGCCGGCGACCGAGGTCATTGTGCTCACTGGCCAGCCAAACGACAGCGGAACTGCAGGCTGGGCTAACGAGGCGGTCAATCGTGGCGCCTTTGGCCTGATGTCGAAATCAGCGGGGTTCGATTTCCGGAAGCTGTTGGATGGCATCGGCCTCGCCGTGGCGCGCCGCCAACAGGCCCGGGAAGCCAGCGAATTGTCTGTCGGCGACTAA
- a CDS encoding complex I NDUFA9 subunit family protein produces MNVFVTGATGFVGREIVRRLHEAGHSIRILARHRSSPSVQEAVSRWGAEVYVGNVLEAGSLGNALSGMEAVVHLVGIIAEVGDYTFERVHTDGTRNILTVAQQAGVRRFIHMSALGTRPTAAARYHQSKWAAEELVRRSGLLFTIFRPSLIYGPRDQFINLFARIAHLSPVVPLLGNPRARFQPVSVEAVAAAFVTSLDEPKSAGQTYDLCGPESLTLSEIVEQVLAVLHRKRFKLQVPLSLARCQAAAMEFMFRRLLRKPPPFSRDQLIMLQEDNVGDPQLANELLRLKHVPLGLGIASYLAVADPVRER; encoded by the coding sequence ATGAATGTCTTCGTGACCGGAGCAACAGGGTTCGTTGGCCGTGAGATTGTCCGGCGGCTTCATGAGGCGGGGCACTCAATCCGCATCCTCGCCCGCCACCGCAGTTCTCCGTCGGTGCAGGAAGCGGTTTCACGCTGGGGTGCCGAGGTTTATGTCGGCAATGTGCTGGAGGCCGGCTCGCTAGGTAACGCATTGAGCGGAATGGAGGCCGTAGTCCACCTGGTGGGCATCATTGCCGAGGTCGGCGATTACACGTTCGAGCGCGTCCATACGGACGGCACGCGGAATATCCTGACTGTGGCGCAGCAAGCCGGGGTACGGCGCTTCATCCACATGAGCGCGCTGGGCACCCGACCCACTGCCGCTGCGCGCTATCATCAGAGCAAATGGGCCGCCGAGGAACTGGTCCGGCGCAGCGGATTACTGTTCACTATATTCAGACCCTCGCTAATCTACGGTCCCCGGGACCAGTTTATCAACCTGTTTGCGAGGATCGCCCATCTCTCACCGGTCGTGCCGCTGCTGGGCAACCCGCGCGCCCGGTTTCAGCCCGTGTCCGTCGAGGCCGTGGCGGCGGCATTCGTCACGTCACTCGACGAACCCAAGTCCGCCGGCCAGACTTATGACCTGTGTGGCCCGGAAAGTTTGACGCTCTCGGAGATCGTGGAACAGGTTCTGGCTGTGCTGCACCGGAAACGGTTCAAGCTCCAAGTGCCGCTCAGCCTTGCGCGTTGCCAAGCCGCCGCCATGGAATTCATGTTCCGGCGCCTGCTGCGAAAACCACCCCCCTTTAGCCGTGACCAGCTTATCATGTTGCAGGAGGACAACGTGGGGGACCCCCAACTGGCCAACGAACTACTTAGGCTCAAACATGTGCCGCTGGGCTTGGGAATAGCGAGCTATCTCGCGGTGGCGGACCCGGTGCGTGAGAGGTGA
- a CDS encoding FAD-dependent oxidoreductase gives MMQLPPIRNLLPGFAVLLAQLAVADDIAQPAGLIPVLHEVDVVVVGGGSGGVGAAVEAAKAGANVFLAAPRPYLGEDLCATYRLWLEPGETPSTELAREVFKPGPPPPAPIGPGLPFKYSASQPSAERHPDTKPESLLNDRDWQSASRQSVQYDSDVALMLDLGSEQEIGRVHLMAYQRPGQFEVARVMVSVGSDGQNWSPAGVITNTKAGDGTFEWNALILSGEIRAKARCLKLQVQRSPEAGRLLLGEIVVEGPAAGKPAAGPQQTAAFVTPMQVKRTLDQALIKAKVPFLYWCYATELLRDAAGKPAGVIISTRSGRQAVVAKVIIDATERANVARIAGAAFTEYPAGLQKFTRIVVGGAPREGKGLRVRQSATPLAITDQKGEVFPVHEYEIQVPMRGAAFGAFAEAEQLARDLTWSPKAVDSSEVLFQVPPDHFRGQGSFAGRWPGAEKVPLECLQPKKEERIYVLGGCADVSRETAAALLRPVNQMALGARIGQAAAALAARTPKLEGIRVAGKASTSTRRGVIREVAIEQNHRAEGTRLTESTYGVPVLGEYDVVVVGGGTGGAPAGIAAGRQGARTLLIEYLHGLGGVGTMGYIAMYYHGNCVGFSTEVSKGVAAYGDTTREKRWNPEHKSEWYRSELRKAGVDIWCGVLGQGVVMDGQKVIGVVVLTPQGRGIVLAKTVVDSTGNADIAAAAGAICRYTDDTDVAVQGAGLPPRDLGQKYVNTDYTFVDDTDIFDVWRVLVTARMKFQDAYDLGQLVDTRERRQILGDFFFSPMDMVLQRTFPDTIVIARSNFDSHGYIIHPLFMIRPPHRDDIDVRVPWRCLLPRGLDGVIVTGLGVSAHRDALPCIRMQPDVENQGYAAGVAAAWTAKKGGATRALDIKELQKHLVAVGNLPESILRETDNFPLPQERVAEAVRRVANDYDGLEIVLAQFDIAQPLLRQALATAPEKDRLVYAHILGMMGDGAGAQVLADAVRARQWDKGWRYTGMGQFGPCMSPLDSHLIALGRTRSLAGLKPILEKASQLDANSEFSHFRAVAMALEALADKSAAQPLAKLLRKPGLGGHAVTTIDTALEEANPPTRTDTSIRNQALKELYLARALFRCGDYEGLGAETLREYSRDLHGHYARHAKAVLKTATGPVE, from the coding sequence ACGCCGTCCACAGAGTTGGCGCGTGAGGTATTCAAGCCTGGCCCCCCCCCACCCGCGCCGATCGGCCCCGGCCTGCCTTTCAAGTACTCCGCCAGCCAGCCCTCTGCAGAAAGGCATCCTGATACCAAGCCCGAGTCACTCTTGAACGATAGGGATTGGCAGAGCGCCTCCCGCCAAAGCGTCCAGTATGACAGCGACGTCGCCCTGATGCTTGATTTGGGTTCGGAACAGGAGATCGGCAGAGTTCACCTGATGGCGTATCAGCGCCCGGGGCAATTTGAGGTGGCGCGCGTAATGGTGTCCGTGGGCAGCGACGGTCAGAACTGGTCTCCGGCGGGCGTGATCACCAACACGAAGGCTGGCGATGGCACGTTCGAATGGAACGCCCTCATCCTTTCAGGTGAAATCCGTGCCAAGGCCCGCTGTCTAAAGCTCCAGGTGCAGCGCAGTCCTGAAGCCGGCCGACTCCTGCTGGGGGAGATTGTTGTGGAAGGCCCGGCGGCCGGCAAACCTGCTGCGGGACCGCAGCAAACCGCCGCGTTTGTTACTCCCATGCAGGTGAAACGCACTTTGGACCAGGCGCTTATCAAAGCCAAGGTGCCCTTCCTCTACTGGTGTTACGCCACTGAACTCCTGCGGGATGCCGCGGGGAAGCCGGCCGGGGTCATCATTTCGACCCGATCCGGCAGGCAGGCGGTGGTTGCCAAGGTAATCATTGATGCCACCGAGCGCGCTAATGTAGCGCGCATAGCCGGGGCGGCATTCACGGAGTATCCGGCGGGCTTGCAGAAATTCACCCGGATCGTTGTCGGCGGCGCCCCGCGCGAAGGCAAGGGGTTGCGCGTACGGCAAAGTGCGACGCCCCTGGCAATCACCGACCAGAAAGGCGAGGTCTTCCCGGTGCACGAGTATGAGATTCAGGTGCCGATGCGCGGCGCCGCTTTCGGCGCCTTCGCCGAGGCGGAACAGCTTGCGCGGGACCTGACTTGGTCGCCGAAAGCCGTGGATAGCTCCGAAGTACTGTTCCAAGTGCCGCCGGACCATTTCCGCGGCCAGGGTTCGTTCGCCGGAAGATGGCCAGGGGCGGAGAAAGTGCCATTGGAATGTCTCCAGCCCAAGAAGGAGGAGAGGATATATGTCCTGGGCGGCTGCGCGGATGTGTCCCGGGAAACCGCGGCGGCACTGTTGCGTCCCGTCAACCAGATGGCGCTAGGCGCCCGCATTGGCCAGGCCGCGGCGGCGCTGGCGGCCAGGACGCCAAAACTTGAAGGCATCCGCGTCGCCGGCAAAGCCTCCACGTCAACGCGGCGTGGGGTCATCCGTGAGGTTGCTATCGAGCAAAACCATCGGGCAGAGGGAACGCGCCTGACGGAAAGCACCTACGGAGTCCCGGTCCTGGGTGAATACGATGTAGTGGTGGTCGGCGGAGGAACCGGTGGAGCGCCCGCCGGGATTGCCGCGGGACGACAGGGCGCGCGAACCTTGCTGATCGAGTATTTGCACGGACTGGGAGGCGTTGGAACGATGGGTTATATCGCCATGTACTATCATGGCAACTGCGTGGGCTTCTCGACCGAAGTGAGCAAAGGCGTCGCGGCATACGGAGATACCACGCGTGAGAAAAGGTGGAATCCCGAGCACAAGAGCGAATGGTATCGCAGCGAGTTGCGGAAAGCCGGAGTGGATATTTGGTGCGGCGTGCTCGGCCAGGGAGTGGTCATGGATGGGCAGAAGGTCATCGGCGTGGTCGTGCTCACACCGCAGGGGCGGGGCATCGTCCTGGCCAAAACCGTCGTGGATTCCACAGGCAATGCCGACATTGCCGCAGCCGCCGGCGCCATCTGTCGTTACACGGATGACACCGATGTGGCGGTCCAGGGCGCGGGCCTCCCACCACGTGATCTGGGCCAGAAATACGTCAACACCGACTACACCTTTGTGGATGACACGGATATATTCGATGTCTGGCGCGTCCTGGTAACCGCCAGGATGAAGTTCCAGGACGCATACGACCTCGGCCAGTTAGTGGACACCCGCGAACGACGACAGATTCTGGGCGACTTCTTCTTCTCACCAATGGACATGGTGCTGCAACGCACCTTCCCGGACACGATCGTGATCGCGCGGAGCAACTTTGACTCTCACGGTTACATCATTCATCCCCTGTTCATGATCCGGCCGCCCCACCGCGATGACATTGATGTGCGAGTGCCCTGGCGCTGTCTGTTGCCACGCGGGTTGGATGGGGTGATCGTCACCGGGCTCGGCGTCAGCGCTCACCGCGACGCGTTGCCGTGCATTCGCATGCAACCCGACGTTGAGAACCAGGGCTACGCCGCCGGCGTTGCCGCGGCTTGGACCGCGAAAAAAGGCGGCGCCACGCGGGCACTCGATATCAAAGAACTACAGAAGCATCTCGTCGCCGTCGGCAACCTGCCCGAGAGCATCCTCCGGGAAACAGACAACTTCCCGCTGCCGCAGGAACGGGTCGCCGAAGCCGTGCGCCGGGTGGCCAACGACTACGACGGCCTGGAAATCGTGCTGGCCCAATTCGACATCGCCCAACCGCTCCTGCGCCAGGCCTTGGCCACCGCGCCCGAGAAGGACCGGCTGGTCTATGCGCACATTCTCGGCATGATGGGCGACGGGGCGGGTGCTCAAGTTCTGGCCGATGCCGTCAGGGCGAGACAGTGGGACAAGGGCTGGCGCTACACCGGCATGGGGCAGTTCGGACCTTGCATGAGCCCGCTCGACAGCCACCTCATCGCACTGGGCCGCACCCGGTCGCTGGCAGGCCTTAAGCCGATTTTGGAGAAGGCCAGCCAACTCGATGCGAACAGCGAATTCTCGCACTTCCGCGCGGTTGCGATGGCCCTTGAGGCGCTGGCAGACAAGTCTGCCGCCCAGCCGTTGGCCAAACTGCTCCGCAAGCCCGGACTTGGCGGCCACGCTGTGACAACCATCGATACCGCCCTGGAGGAGGCCAATCCACCCACCAGAACGGACACCTCTATCCGCAACCAGGCGCTGAAGGAACTCTACCTGGCGCGTGCGCTATTTCGGTGCGGCGACTATGAGGGCCTGGGCGCAGAGACCCTGCGCGAATACTCGCGCGATCTGCATGGCCACTATGCGCGCCACGCCAAGGCCGTTCTGAAGACCGCCACTGGGCCGGTGGAGTAG